Part of the Acropora palmata chromosome 10, jaAcrPala1.3, whole genome shotgun sequence genome, AATTGGTGCGACAAGGACTTCAGGGAAAGAGGGAATTGAAACTTTTCCTTCTCGTGCTGACTTTTGTCACAACTGAATTAATTTTGGTCACTTTGTAGCAGTTTTGCTGGGGAGGACAACACATGTTTTGCGGCTTCAAACCTACTTACGTTTTATTCAGTTGATGTAGGCATGGGGCGAGAATGAAGAGGACTTCCCAGATGTCTTTGCGGAGGTGTATACTGTTCACTTGTGGGTATTGAAGAGTCCTGAACAGATAAAATCAGTTAAGCGAACAGCTCACAAGGATATGCATTACCCCCGAATCAAACTGATGAACGGCACTTATAATTGACTGGACCAAGCAAATAGCAAATTGCTATAAGGAAGTAGGACTCCACAAACGATTCCCAGACTCTATGCTTTGTACGGGTTAGCCCCAGCAAATTTCCCCCCAGGTACCCTGGTTTTCCCCACACATAAAAAACCCTTAGATTTGATTTGGTTTAAATTAAACTAATTTTTGTTCCCTTGCGTGAAAAGTggttatgataattatatcTTCAGGAAAATGCAAACAGTGTTGCGAAGCAGAGTACAAGGTGAAAAACATTCCAGGAACGAGAAAGCGATCTTGTTGTTAGTATTCGTATCACCTTAAGTCGTGCTATCACATTCGGAATTCAACATGCGATAGAGgctaaaaaaattcactcgaCCTCCACCTAATGCTCGTTCCAGATCATTCTTGATTAACACCGTTCATGAGCGAAGACGTAGCTAAAAATGACTTGTCGCGGacgaaaagaagaaaacatgttTGATTGTTAAGCTTTGATCAAGTTAGTTGGTTAAAGGTGAAAAGGCATTGACCCACAGACAGGTTCAGTGAAAAGGGTAACCCAAACCTGTTTAGGACTTCCGGTGAGTGAGAGTGTGGTTGATTGTTCGAGGTTTTGGACCATTTGACGCGACTCCGCCAGGAGGCGATGAAGTTTACTTGTGGGCGAGGAGTCCCCTTCAGCCTGGGGTGAGAAAGAAATAAGAAGAAGGGTAAGCAAGTTGTTAAAGCCGTGAGTTGAGGTGTTTAAGTGTTATCATTGCAGACTGTTACAGTTAGGCGTTTAGGAGGAAAACAGCAATTATGTTGCCTAgcgtgaatttctctcgttAAACGGCAAGAATCGATGCAAATTTCACGAGTAAAAATCATTTCTTTAGGTTGAATGCCTTTACTCCCCTTTATGAGgtcggtaaaaaaggattgatgtctagctttaacttgcgaaagatgtttagtctccgtattttttttaccaactagttggattttactaaaacaattattcctctcgccctcatagcctctgagtcaatagcccattcggccttcggcctcatgggctattgactcatagcccattcgggctcgaggaataattgttaattattattactactattgcttttatttctatttctatttttttatgcttttaCAGTAGACGAACTTGAGCCCAGCAACCCAAAATCCTTCAAGTGCTAACATGAGCTCACCTTGGGAGGGGAAGACATTGTCACAGCCATACCAACTGAATAGGACAAATACGAGTCCGCTGGCCTTGAAGGTGTCCCTGATGTACTGAGATCCACAGGTCTACCAGCAGAGAAAGATGAAAGGCTACTGTGGTCTTCGTGTCGTGCGTTTGTCACTGATAGGTTCCCAAGGGGTGGGTACGTGTCTGTACGAGTGTTAGGTGTGCTGAAGAAGGCTGGGtttctgaaataaaaagaTTAGCAAATTAATGACGATTCTCTCACAGTATCGTGCCCCTCGCGATAGCTTGTTTCCAATGGAAAAAACCTCTTTCcagcaggaaaaaaaagggtttATATACTTACCTTGACGGTGGTAGCGTTTCTACACCAGAGCCCGGGAATCCCTTTTCTGACGTCACAATGGGCTGCAAAGGATCCTGGGAAATGTTCTCCAAATCGTCCGCCAGATCACTTCCAGCTGTGGCGTGCATTGACAGCGAAGAAATTCCACCGCCTCCTTAAACACAAAATATACTCaaacttttattttgatgATAAATAGATACGGATACCCGCTAGATACAGATACTTGCTCAGTGCACCCGAACCAGAAATAAGAATGTCATTGGATCACTGTTCGGGTGCACTCGAATACTTTCCGATCCAGACCGATCAATACATCATCGATCAATCAATCTTTTGATCATTCCCCGAGCTAAAACTTCATTACCTTTTTACAATAAATACATTGGTAACGGCGTTATGCACGAACCAAAACAACATCACGTGCAGTCCAAACAATGGTTCATAGCCGGATCGGACACTATGTGCCTCTGCCCACCACCCCACCCCCCCAAAAAGAgagaatttttattattattattttgtaggAGTCGTTCCAACATTTAAAACAAGGAGAGAAAGTTTCTACAAAAACATTGTTAACTTAAAAGCAAATACCGATCTTACCGGGAATATAAGCTGAGAGGTCACCGTCGACACCCTTGGAAACTGGggctgtgaaaaaaaaaaaaaaaaaaaaaaaaaagaaagagagagagttTTATGGATGAACcttgttgaaataaaaaaggcaTCCCTTTCAGAACATCTTTGCAATTTCTGAAAACCACCATCACCACTTGGTGGTTAATTCTTGTGCAAAGAACAAGCGAAGTACGATAAAATCAGTTGTTGAAATACATACCATCAAAATCCAGTGACTTGGTTGACAGCTGGTCCTAAAAACAATGACGAGTGGAAAACaatgttgaaacaaaaatcgTGGGAAGTGGAAAGTTAAGACAATAAAGGAAAGTGGAGTTGGGCAAAGAAGTACAAACTACAGGAGGGTATAGTATACTAGATGACTATATACCTTCCGAGGTGGGGTCGATTCAAATTCGAGACAGCCTTACTTAGATTCAGTTAGTAGCTAGAGGAGAGCTGCAACTCAGTGCATCCCGTATGCGCTTAAGCCACTAGACCAAGACGCAATTTAACTTAGGCAGGGTAATGACTGCTTGCTTTCATTTTAGCAAGGAAACCGTGTTTGGTGCACACGACAAACGTTGGGCTGAAATAAGCTGATTGCTAAAACTGTGTGCTCAGGCGTCCATCGACGTGTTTGTAGGAAGAATAGGAGTTGCAATTGACAAACAGCCCCGAGTCAAACTAAATGTAACCCATTTGATTTCCGCTCATTTCTCGCCCCTAAGCCAAAGTTATTTTACAAGAGACAAGAACCATACAAAGAGAAATGGGCTTAGCAAGTAAGAGTATGTACTTCATTCATGTATTGATTTACTTTTACTAGGAGGAGTAGCTGTCCGAAATTCTGAGCTGACAGCAACGAAGAGACTAGTgatctctacgagataaaaaGACTTCTCAAGGGGCTTCGCCGCCTCCCCTTCCCGAACCCGGGGAGGGGGCGTGAGGGAAGAGTAGTCAGGCTAAATACGTTTGCATGCCACTTACTTGGTTCTCGAAATAATCTCCATTGAGGTGGTAAGATGATGGATCAAAAATGCTACTAATTGGTTTCTTTTCGTCATCTGGGGGGTTGGATTCCAACTCTGACATCCCACTATGATCGAAGAGGCACAAGAATGGAAAGAAAGCAGCTGATAGTCGTGACTTACAGTGCCAAACAAAATGCTAAAAACCCACTATCAGAGGTTGAGTGTCCAATAACAATTGCGGATACTCACTCGGGTTCCGTGACATGTTTTGATAACATGTCATGAGAGCTTTGTAACTGCAGCTGCATATAGGAAATATCGCGTTGCTGTCGTTCGCAGATCTacgaaatgaaaattgaaaaaaaatgaaactgatGTTGTCTCTAAAGCCTAGTTTTGATAGGCAACGCAACCATAAGCACAAGCAAGATACACAGACGCAGTCGTTTCTTATTGATTAGCGTATTCTGTTCAAAAACCTTACTAATGATCAAAGCGCTACTGAGTCTGGGTAAGTTGCTTGTGCTTGTACTTGTGTCACTACTGGAAACTAGGCATAATTTCCCGGTAGCCTGCAGTGCATaagtcttttatttctttgacaaCGCTTGACTGCTGTATGAAACATTAGGTTGCCTTGTAAGTTGACTATGCCCTCCCCGAAAGGGTTTACTCTCCCCAGCTCACTTTTAATTCTCCAATAAAAGAGGGTAGTTTTTAAGActtaaagaagacaaatccGTCTAAAATAAAGAGGTCCTTCTCTAATCACAGAACGTGTCTGTAAAGCTACGGGGTCTCATATCTGCAGCTCTGGCTCGGAATTGAATTATATCTCCAGGGCTAAAGTTAAAGTGACAACTGCTAAACTactttagtaaatttttagcttaggataatgattttccagcttcctgattggttccctaagcccatgatatgacccattatcgttaagtttgaccaaataaggaaaaactgatggcgaatttcttgtgctgaaattttggaggtcggaaaaaattttttcgcggcgttgtcggtaaagaaaatgtcacgatttgaggaggtttcacccgaaaaaattaagggaattgcttgaaaatttactaaaacagttattcttctcggacttgccggatatgagctgataataaccaactcggcctacggcctcgttggttatatatatcagctcatatccggcgcgtcctcgaagaataactgttaaagaGTATTGGAACTGTTCTTGATTGTATTGATATATTAAGTCAAGCTAGGTTTACCAAAGTCTAATTGATCTCTTGTCACAGTAAAACGAAAATTGCTTGATACCTGCCGGAGGTTTTGAAGTTCTGAATCCGTCCGTTCCTGTTTTGATTTCTGGAGATCCAGTAGCtggtcttttcttttttctctctcgcctgataaatttacaaataaacaactaaATCCCGTCTGCTGCCGCAATTATGTGGGATGAATTGGTTGCTTCTCCACCGTCGCTTCCCAGAGGGAGTTTTCTTTGAGTACAGCAGCTTTTCTGGTTTGATTcgaattgatttgattttcagAATAGTAAAGAAGAATTTTACACGCAAAAGGATTTAGATTTCTGAGTTTGCGCAGAAAAGTCGGAAGTCCATGGTCTCCAATACCCAACCAGGGCACACTAAATACTAGAAACCAAGATTAAATTAATTTACACTGACAATGACCTGACAAAAAAATCTCCTTCTGTAAAACCAACACCTCCTGCTTTGTCTGTAAATATCAAAGAGAAGAGTTATGTTTTTAGTAAGTTTTAAGtatttctgaaaacaaaacaaaacaaaacaaaataaaaaacaaaaggctacAGCTGCAGGTCATTTTACCTTTCCAAGTTCAGCTTGAGCCTCGTCTGCATCACTGAATTGTTTACTGATATCACCTGGAAGGGAAAACGACATCCACAGAGTAAAAAGCAATCCGAGCATTGATTCTGCATTAATCTGCATGGTAATCTACTTGAAATTATCCAGCCAATTAGAATtacgagaaaaacaaagttgtgGCTTGTTCGCGcgcgttttcccgcgctttccACCTGCCGTATTTTGATTTACTAATTCAAATCTTATGTGCAATCAATGAAATCATCACACGCAATCTTTTCGATAAGCGGCTTTTTGCCGGCTTTTTGTCTCactacctgaaaaaaaaagtttgtacCTCTCagtttttccatttcatgTTTATTTCCCGC contains:
- the LOC141893980 gene encoding uncharacterized protein LOC141893980 isoform X2, translated to MERFAGSLPVKGYSGEFSGKKRVQLPSEREKGYSSSSNLYHSTPKTKPVVSPFVSTSPSYKSRANNTSYQAGVSPVRNSRSKSPLHSTSPVRQAVSPRLHNSSLSPTSKQLADVDSDTIQRQRRELQLLIGELKDRDRELNDMVQAHQKQIVAWEEDRQRVFSLEKRSARIESELKNRNDQLKSLQARLKASETEEKNKVKELENTQLQLQQVSEHANTSFHQVQELEEKNSALTSSMRELSNTIGQLQAREQELVTKLRLKDNDIMEANVSLGELQQKIKRLEGLCQELRKTESTLRAERDQWRDQAAGNKHEMEKLRGDISKQFSDADEAQAELGKTKQEVLVLQKEIFLSGEREKRKDQLLDLQKSKQERTDSELQNLRQICERQQRDISYMQLQLQSSHDMLSKHVTEPDGMSELESNPPDDEKKPISSIFDPSSYHLNGDYFENQDQLSTKSLDFDAPVSKGVDGDLSAYIPGGGISSLSMHATAGSDLADDLENISQDPLQPIVTSEKGFPGSGVETLPPSRNPAFFSTPNTRTDTYPPLGNLSVTNARHEDHSSLSSFSAGRPVDLSTSGTPSRPADSYLSYSVGMAVTMSSPPKAEGDSSPTSKLHRLLAESRQMVQNLEQSTTLSLTGSPKQDSSIPTSEQYTPPQRHLGSPLHSRPMPTSTE
- the LOC141893980 gene encoding uncharacterized protein LOC141893980 isoform X1, encoding MERFAGSLPVKGYSGEFSGKKRVQLPSEREKGYSSSSNLYHSTPKTKPVVSPFVSTSPSYKSRANNTSYQAGVSPVRNSRSKSPLHSTSPVRQAVSPRLHNSSLSPTSKQLADVDSDTIQRQRRELQLLIGELKDRDRELNDMVQAHQKQIVAWEEDRQRVFSLEKRSARIESELKNRNDQLKSLQARLKASETEEKNKVKELENTQLQLQQVSEHANTSFHQVQELEEKNSALTSSMRELSNTIGQLQAREQELVTKLRLKDNDIMEANVSLGELQQKIKRLEGLCQELRKTESTLRAERDQWRDQAAGNKHEMEKLRGDISKQFSDADEAQAELGKTKQEVLVLQKEIFLSGEREKRKDQLLDLQKSKQERTDSELQNLRQICERQQRDISYMQLQLQSSHDMLSKHVTEPDGMSELESNPPDDEKKPISSIFDPSSYHLNGDYFENQDQLSTKSLDFDAPVSKGVDGDLSAYIPGGGGISSLSMHATAGSDLADDLENISQDPLQPIVTSEKGFPGSGVETLPPSRNPAFFSTPNTRTDTYPPLGNLSVTNARHEDHSSLSSFSAGRPVDLSTSGTPSRPADSYLSYSVGMAVTMSSPPKAEGDSSPTSKLHRLLAESRQMVQNLEQSTTLSLTGSPKQDSSIPTSEQYTPPQRHLGSPLHSRPMPTSTE
- the LOC141893980 gene encoding uncharacterized protein LOC141893980 isoform X3 codes for the protein MERFAGSLPVKGYSGEFSGKKRVQLPSEREKGYSSSSNLYHSTPKTKPVVSPFVSTSPSYKSRANNTSYQAGVSPVRNSRSKSPLHSTSPVRQAVSPRLHNSSLSPTSKQLADVDSDTIQRQRRELQLLIGELKDRDRELNDMVQAHQKQIVAWEEDRQRVFSLEKRSARIESELKNRNDQLKSLQARLKASETEEKNKVKELENTQLQLQQVSEHANTSFHQVQELEEKNSALTSSMRELSNTIGQLQAREQELVTKLRLKDNDIMEANVSLGELQQKIKRLEGLCQELRKTESTLRAERDQWRDQAAGNKHEMEKLRGDISKQFSDADEAQAELGKTKQEVLVLQKEIFLSGEREKRKDQLLDLQKSKQERTDSELQNLRQICERQQRDISYMQLQLQSSHDMLSKHVTEPDGMSELESNPPDDEKKPISSIFDPSSYHLNGDYFENQDQLSTKSLDFDAPVSKGVDGDLSAYIPGGGGISSLSMHATAGSDLADDLENISQDPLQPIVTSEKGFPGSGVETLPPSRNPAFFSTPNTRTDTYPPLGNLSVTNARHEDHSSLSSFSAGRPVDLSTSGTPSRPADSYLSYSVGMAVTMSSPPKDSSIPTSEQYTPPQRHLGSPLHSRPMPTSTE